One window of the Xenopus tropicalis strain Nigerian chromosome 10, UCB_Xtro_10.0, whole genome shotgun sequence genome contains the following:
- the aarsd1 gene encoding alanyl-tRNA editing protein Aarsd1 isoform X1, producing MAFYCQRDCYATELLTEVVSCHPAQLKVENEGKKSTVSGFNILLKDTVLFPEGGGQPDDRGFIHEVPVLRVTRQGPDAVHFVPSPFEPGAGVLVKVDWNRRFDHMQQHSGQHLVTAFADSLYGFKTTSWELGRQRSVIELDTPLVTVQQAEAIEKTVNQKIREHVPVNVRLITVDNPEFNKVRSHGLPDDHAGPVRIIDIEGVDANMCCGTHVRNLSDLQMIKILGTEKGKKNKTNLIFLSGQRVLKYVSQSYYTEKTLTSLLKNGPEEHIEAVDKLQKSVKALQKNNLNLLRDFAILTAETFKSKVDRGKFFSLHRKEGNNEFMNIIANEIKTEDTLLFLTVGDEKTSGLFLLAGPPGIVKKFGPRVCEILDGKGAGKCGRFQGKANKMRQRAEVEILLQEVISNVKRTQE from the exons ATGGCTTTCTACTGTCAGAGAGATTGTTATGCCACTGAG CTGCTGACAGAAGTGGTGTCCTGCCATCCTGCCCAGTTGAAAGTGGAAAATGAAGGCAAGAAAAGCACTGTGTCTgggtttaatattttattgaaagaCACTGTACTTTTCCCTGAAGGGGGAGGCCAG CCAGATGACAGAGGCTTTATTCATGAGGTACCTGTGCTTAGAGTAACCCGTCAAGGGCCTGATGCTGTGCATTTTGTGCCATCACCTTTTGAACCTGGGGCTGGAGTGCTGGTGAAAGTAGACTGGAACAGGAGGTTTGACCATATGCAGCAGCATTCAG GCCAACACCTGGTAACAGCCTTTGCAGACTCTTTGTATGGATTCAAAACAACCTCCTG GGAACTTGGACGCCAGCGTAGTGTAATTGAGCTGGATACACCATTGGTGACAGTACAGCAGGCAGAAGCTATAGAGAAGACTGTGAATCAAAAGATTCGTGAGCATGTACCTGTCAATGTAAGACTGATAACAGTGGACAATCCTGAATTCAATAAG GTGAGAAGCCACGGTTTGCCAGATGATCATGCTGGCCCAGTGAGAATAATTGATATTGAAGGTGTTGATGCCAACATGTGTTGTGGGACACACGTCAGAAACCTGAGCGACCTCCAG ATGATCAAGATTTTGGGTACTGAAAAAGGAAAGAAGAACAAGactaatttaatatttttgtctGGACAGAGAGTCTTAAAATATGTTTCTCAGAGCTATTACACTGAAAAGACCTTAACGTCCCTGCTAAA gaatggACCTGAGGAGCACATTGAAGCTGTAGACAAACTGCAAAAATCTGTCAAAGCACTTCAAAAG AATAATCTGAATTTACTGAGAGATTTTGCCATCCTTACCGCAGAAACCTTCAAAAGTAAAGTGGACAGAGGAAAATTCTTCTCTTTGCACAG AAAAGAAGGGAATAATGAGTTCATGAATATCATTGCTAATGAGATCAAAACAGAG GACACACTGCTGTTTCTTACAGTTGGGGATGAAAAGACCTCTGGATTGTTTCTTCTAGCTGGGCCGCCAGGGATTGTTAAGAAATTTGGGCCCAG AGTTTGTGAAATTCTGGATGGTAAAGGAGCAGGAAAATGTGGTCGGTTTCAAGGCAAAGCAAATAAGATGAGGCAGAGGGCAGAGGTTGAGATTCTACTGCAGGAGGTTATCAGCAATGTAAAAAGGACACAGGAGTGA
- the aarsd1 gene encoding alanyl-tRNA editing protein Aarsd1 isoform X2, giving the protein MAFYCQRDCYATELLTEVVSCHPAQLKVENEGKKSTVSGFNILLKDTVLFPEGGGQPDDRGFIHEVPVLRVTRQGPDAVHFVPSPFEPGAGVLVKVDWNRRFDHMQQHSGQHLVTAFADSLYGFKTTSWELGRQRSVIELDTPLVTVQQAEAIEKTVNQKIREHVPVNVRLITVDNPEFNKVRSHGLPDDHAGPVRIIDIEGVDANMCCGTHVRNLSDLQMIKILGTEKGKKNKTNLIFLSGQRVLKYVSQSYYTEKTLTSLLKNGPEEHIEAVDKLQKSVKALQKNNLNLLRDFAILTAETFKSKVDRGKFFSLHRVCEILDGKGAGKCGRFQGKANKMRQRAEVEILLQEVISNVKRTQE; this is encoded by the exons ATGGCTTTCTACTGTCAGAGAGATTGTTATGCCACTGAG CTGCTGACAGAAGTGGTGTCCTGCCATCCTGCCCAGTTGAAAGTGGAAAATGAAGGCAAGAAAAGCACTGTGTCTgggtttaatattttattgaaagaCACTGTACTTTTCCCTGAAGGGGGAGGCCAG CCAGATGACAGAGGCTTTATTCATGAGGTACCTGTGCTTAGAGTAACCCGTCAAGGGCCTGATGCTGTGCATTTTGTGCCATCACCTTTTGAACCTGGGGCTGGAGTGCTGGTGAAAGTAGACTGGAACAGGAGGTTTGACCATATGCAGCAGCATTCAG GCCAACACCTGGTAACAGCCTTTGCAGACTCTTTGTATGGATTCAAAACAACCTCCTG GGAACTTGGACGCCAGCGTAGTGTAATTGAGCTGGATACACCATTGGTGACAGTACAGCAGGCAGAAGCTATAGAGAAGACTGTGAATCAAAAGATTCGTGAGCATGTACCTGTCAATGTAAGACTGATAACAGTGGACAATCCTGAATTCAATAAG GTGAGAAGCCACGGTTTGCCAGATGATCATGCTGGCCCAGTGAGAATAATTGATATTGAAGGTGTTGATGCCAACATGTGTTGTGGGACACACGTCAGAAACCTGAGCGACCTCCAG ATGATCAAGATTTTGGGTACTGAAAAAGGAAAGAAGAACAAGactaatttaatatttttgtctGGACAGAGAGTCTTAAAATATGTTTCTCAGAGCTATTACACTGAAAAGACCTTAACGTCCCTGCTAAA gaatggACCTGAGGAGCACATTGAAGCTGTAGACAAACTGCAAAAATCTGTCAAAGCACTTCAAAAG AATAATCTGAATTTACTGAGAGATTTTGCCATCCTTACCGCAGAAACCTTCAAAAGTAAAGTGGACAGAGGAAAATTCTTCTCTTTGCACAG AGTTTGTGAAATTCTGGATGGTAAAGGAGCAGGAAAATGTGGTCGGTTTCAAGGCAAAGCAAATAAGATGAGGCAGAGGGCAGAGGTTGAGATTCTACTGCAGGAGGTTATCAGCAATGTAAAAAGGACACAGGAGTGA
- the aarsd1 gene encoding alanyl-tRNA editing protein Aarsd1, with protein sequence MAFYCQRDCYATELLTEVVSCHPAQLKVENEGKKSTVSGFNILLKDTVLFPEGGGQPDDRGFIHEVPVLRVTRQGPDAVHFVPSPFEPGAGVLVKVDWNRRFDHMQQHSGQHLVTAFADSLYGFKTTSWELGRQRSVIELDTPLVTVQQAEAIEKTVNQKIREHVPVNVRLITVDNPEFNKVRSHGLPDDHAGPVRIIDIEGVDANMCCGTHVRNLSDLQVGMDLRSTLKL encoded by the exons ATGGCTTTCTACTGTCAGAGAGATTGTTATGCCACTGAG CTGCTGACAGAAGTGGTGTCCTGCCATCCTGCCCAGTTGAAAGTGGAAAATGAAGGCAAGAAAAGCACTGTGTCTgggtttaatattttattgaaagaCACTGTACTTTTCCCTGAAGGGGGAGGCCAG CCAGATGACAGAGGCTTTATTCATGAGGTACCTGTGCTTAGAGTAACCCGTCAAGGGCCTGATGCTGTGCATTTTGTGCCATCACCTTTTGAACCTGGGGCTGGAGTGCTGGTGAAAGTAGACTGGAACAGGAGGTTTGACCATATGCAGCAGCATTCAG GCCAACACCTGGTAACAGCCTTTGCAGACTCTTTGTATGGATTCAAAACAACCTCCTG GGAACTTGGACGCCAGCGTAGTGTAATTGAGCTGGATACACCATTGGTGACAGTACAGCAGGCAGAAGCTATAGAGAAGACTGTGAATCAAAAGATTCGTGAGCATGTACCTGTCAATGTAAGACTGATAACAGTGGACAATCCTGAATTCAATAAG GTGAGAAGCCACGGTTTGCCAGATGATCATGCTGGCCCAGTGAGAATAATTGATATTGAAGGTGTTGATGCCAACATGTGTTGTGGGACACACGTCAGAAACCTGAGCGACCTCCAGGTGG gaatggACCTGAGGAGCACATTGAAGCTGTAG